The genome window TTGTAGGTTGGAAAAGGACTCACAGGATTTGTTGAAAAATATTGGAGAAGATAACCAACCAGATAGGTACAACTCTTATTCTCATTACTACCAGGCACTTTGCTTTGTGTGGTTACAGTGCTGCAAGGTACACAGACTCAGAATCACGTGCACTGAAATTCAGGTGGCCTCCCTTCTTGGAAGGCAGCCATGCTCACCGCTATTTGACCAACGCAGGTGGCCTCCTTTCTTGAACAGAAAATCCATGTATGTGTGTACTCATATGACTTCAgaaaatcagtgttttatagcATCCCATCTAGAACAACTCACATAGTAAACgaatcataatatttttaagcatttttaaattcctatatGTTAATCACTGTATTAAGTATTTCAAGtggattatttgatttatttattaaaaaatactttcatggGAATTATTGCCCTTATTCcttaaaggggaaaaacaaaaaaaaggaatcttctaGAGATTAAACAGCGCTCAAGATAACAGAGCTGGTTTCCAAAATAATAACCACACATCTGGTCTTCATAACTTTTGTAGAACTAAAAGAGACAGCAACATTACATAAAGGTTGACAGTAGAGAAATGGAAGGATATTATTGTGATGTTTTTATACTAGGCATGAAGTGGTATCACAAGAATGGTCAATTGATTcaagggcagaagaagaaaaaagaaaagaacaaatagaattaacagaaatttattacaAGATGATAGACTTACACTCCAACTTATCAATAATCACATTACATGGAAATGGTGTAAGCAGTAAAATTAAAAGGTCAAATAGgatatacaaacaaaacaaagcaaaacaaaaacaaacaaataagccaCGCAACCCAACTATactttggaaacagaaaattatatattttaggtatGAAGATACAAATAATAGATTAGaggtaaagggatggaaaagataaataatactAATGCCAATGAAAGAGGGAAAGGCTTTTCAATTATCAGAGAAAATTTAAGAgcaaaaaatattacaaaagataaaaaaattcatGTCATATGATAAATGTGGCCAACTAATCAAGGAGACATAACTACCTAAATCTTTATTGTCCTAATAACAGGGCTATCAATTCATAAAACAACTTATAgaatctgaaggaaaaagagacaaattcaCAATATGGTTGAACATTTCAGAACACATCTTTTAATAATTAATGGAAGAAGTAAAAGATCAGCAAAGATATTAGTTGACTTGAGCAAAACCATCAACTGGCTGCACATGATTGTCTCTATAAAATACTCTATCTGATTctagcagaatacatattcttgaCAAGTTAGCTCAGCTCATTGACGAGGTTACATAATTTTTCTGGTCCATCAAGTAAGTCTCAATAATAAAAGGACTCTAACCTTTCTAAGTATGTTCTTTGACCACAGtagaatcaaatgaaaaatattagaagGAAATCTAGAAGATTTCCAAATATCTGGAAATTATATAAGgcacttacttcttttttttttttttttaagatttatttatttgacagagatcacaagtaaacagagaggcaggcagagagagagagggaagcaggctccccattgagcagagagcccgatgtggtgttcagtcccaggaccctgagatcatgacccaagctgaaggcagaagctttaacccactgagtcacccaagtgcccaatAAGGCACTTACTTCTAAGTAACCTCCTGGATCAAGAactaatcaaaaggaaaattagaaagcagctttatatgaatgaaaattaaaacaaaatatatcagaCTTTGTGGGATGCTACTAATGCAGAACTTGGAGGTAAATTTATTGCACTAAATATCTAGACTGGAAAAGAATAAAGCTTTCAGATTAATGTCCTCAGCCTCCagcttaaaattagaaaaagaagtgTGAGTTAAGCCAGAGTGAAAAGAATGAAGTAGTGAAGATCAAAatgaaaatctatgaaaaacaaaagagaaaaacaattaggaaaatTGAAAGCAAAAACACCTATTGAGAAATTCAATAAtgttgataaacctctggccagactgattgagagcaaagggaagaagacaaaaattacCAATATCAAGAATGAGAGAAGTGACATCACTACAAATTTTgcaaataatgaaatatgaaCCAGAGAACAGTATAAGCATTTTATGTGTAAAAATTCAacaatttggggcgcctgggtggctcagttgtttacgtggctgccttcagctcaggtcttgatcccagggtcctgggatcaagccctgcatcaagcttcctgctcagcagagagcctgtttctccctctccctctgcctgcctctctgccttcttgttctctgtctctctctctctggagtaaataaataaaatctttaaaaaaaaaaaaaaagaaaactttaacaTCTTAGATGAAAATCTTTAAGATGGgcaaaagattttgaaaagacattttcccaaaagaCACTGCACTCTTTACACCATGTCAAGTAAGTGCATGAAAAtctgctcaatatcattagttatTTAtggaatgcaaattaaatctGCAATGAAAAGCCAGTTCACACCTTGTAGGAtggctaaaaataagaaaatttggtATAGGAAGAGTGGAAGAGAAGTGGGAACACTCATAAACTTCCTGTGGGGATATTTGAAatgacagtttggtggtttcttcaCATGTGAAACATACAGCTGCATATGACCAACCATTCCACACCTAAGGATTTACCTGACAGAAGAGAAGCCTACGGTTCACACAGAAACTTGTTGCATGAATGTCTACAAGCAGGTTTGTTTGTAGtagcccaaactggaaaccaTCCAAATTCCCAAGAGCAGAACTGTGGAATTTGCAGGGTAGAATCCATTCAGCAATGAACAGGGAATGCACAACTGATGTGTGCAACAAtatgggttaatatccaaataacCATATGAAAAGAAGCTAGTGAACATAGGCTATATACTGCATgataaatttatgtaaaaatctAGAGAACACAAACTAATCTATAAAGACCCAAAGCAAATCACCAGGTATCAGGGAAAACTTTTCAGAGGGCTGGATACTCTCCCAGTCTTAATTATGGTGATGGAGTCACAGGCTTATACTTACGTCACAACTTAATCagattgtacattttaaatatgtgcagtttttTGTAGAGCAATTATAGTTCAATGAGAGTTTTAGAAGTAAGCTAGGACTGAAGAAGAACACCtaaagaatgaacttggaagagAAGAGCCTTCCCCAAAGTTGGGAATGGAAAAGGTGAGGTTGTAGGTGTGGCCAGGACAGTCACACTGACCCAGCAAGTGGGAAGTGCATGGGAAGGCAAGACAGTGCAAACAGATAGGAGGCTACGCATAGGCTGGATGGAGAGAACCAGCTAAAAGGAGGGCTATGTGAGGCTATGAGCATGCAGTAGTTCCTTACAGAAGCGGCTAGGAAACAACCTTTCTGGGATGTAGGCTGACAGATACTGAATGGAGAGTGCTCAGATATACTGGAGACTTGTGAACTGGGAGGGTCAAGACCCAGAGGACCAATGTTTGCTTTTGGAGGAGGCTCAAGTGCTAAGCATTTGCCTGCTCTACCCTTTTCATTTTATCAGTTTCAATTTTCATGCCCTAAAATCATTTGTAAAAGCACATTACTGTATTTTCATGCATTATGATAATCTTTGCTTTTCTACTGTGTTGATTTTGTTTTACTCATGTATTTGGACGAAGCTCTAtgacttcttttcctccctcctccccctccttcttcttctaccATTGCActcttcctcctgtccctccacctcctcttcctctcttttctcctcctcatccttcCTCTACTACTTTTCATAATTTGTcgattttctccctcttttcttgctttttaattggattggCCTCCTTTAATTCCTTCAATGCTTTTTTACCCATCTGTTTATCtaccttcctccccaccttcccaagTGTCTATGCCTTTCTTATTACTTTACACTGATGGCCACAACTGCCTGAAGCTTACAGCAGTTACCGTCCTGCTGAACCATACACGGTACTTAAAACCCTTTTATTCGGATCATTTTCTTCCAACCACAACCCACACGGTGTGTGTACAGGATCTTTGTTCTGTCTTCTATGCTTTATCTCACATGTTAGATAAgattgcctattttttaaaattttttataaacatatatttttatccccaggggtacaggtctgtgtatcgccaggtttacacacttcacagcactcaccatagcacataccctccccaatgtccataaacccacccccccaacccccctccccccatcaacctgcagtttgttttgtgagattaagaggcacttatggtttgtctccctcccaatcccatcttggttcatttactcttctcctacctccttaaccccccatgttgcatctcctattttaatataatttttaagcttGCAGATAAGCCTAGGACTTCTCTCATTCTCCATTCTTTCTGGCATCTATTTTCCTTCTCAGACTTTCTccctttttaatgaaaacattctcCACGACTTCTTTTAGTGAGCCTAGGTTTGTGGTCAGATCttggttatttttcattgttgttgcaTTGTACTGAAAAATCCTCATTTAACTCTTCTTGAAAAATTCAGAAGTCAAgggtaacatttttcttttaatgctttcATGAGacaattccattttcttctgttttcttatcttattATGATCTCAATATGGACTGGAAATAGTGTTTTCTGTGATTCTTCTTAAAAGCAATCTTTTtgtgggtgcctggatgactcagttggttaaacatctaccttctgctcatgtcttcttggtcccagggtcctgggatcaagccctgcatcaggctctccctgctcagcggatagtctgcctctcctccatcttcctctgctaccactcatgctatctctcactctctctctctctctcaaataaatgaataaaatctttaaaaagggaacaaATATGTTTCATTCTTGtgattattttgtaaagattatcagttttcaaaaattaacaataattatcttttaaattattttttctgttaccCAAATCCTGGAGTGTAATAGATACATGTTGTTTTCTCCTACATGATTCATAATGTCTCTTAATATATCTacttttttctatcatttcttctttctaattcAGTGTTCTGGTAAATCGTTAATATCAAGATTCCATCcaccttatttttcttaaaatatagccACTCCTTTGTATCTATCAAGTTTCTAATTAGAATATCCTATATTCGTTTCTTAAATTATTTCGTCTTTTAATACCTTGGACAACTTTGAGATTCCTGTTGCTATAtcgtgtttttatttatttatttgacagacagagatcacaagtagacagagaggcaggcagagatcggggagcaggctccccgctgagcagagaaccagatatggtgctccattccaggaccctgagatcatggcctgagccaaaggcagaggctttaacccacggagccacccaggcacgctgctatatcatgtatttatttatttatttatttaaggattgtatttatttatttgagaaacagagatagGGAGGGAAAGCACAGGTAGGGgctggtgggagagagggagaagccggctccccgctgagcaggaagactgatgcagggctccaccccaggacctgagattatgacctgagctgaaggtagatgcttaaccatcttagcaacccaggcacccctataacatacttttaaaattatttcttacttttatataataaacatactCATATTCTTTTTGTATCTGAGAACTACACTCAAGGGTGCTATTGTATGACATATTCTGTTATAGCTGTTTTCTACATAACTTCCTCTTTTCTCAGTAATTTTTGCTGTGTGATCATATGCTTTgcacagaaattaaatatttctctctcattcttcagGTCTACCCAAATCTGTTTATTCTGATTACAGCAAAGATAGAAGCCCCTGGAAGATGTTATTTTCTACACTGTGTACTTCTATgcatgtgtgtggatgtgtggcAATTCAACGTACATACAGCATCTCTTCTTCATCTAACACCACTGCCTTTATTCAAAGCCTAccaaaatgttttgttatttgttttttgttttttttttttcctttttgggagctaaataaagaatttttcttgttttgcttatTAGGACAAACAATTTCATATAATCCAGTGAACATCCTATGTATTAAAATTTCCCAATTGTGATCACCAAAGTCTTCATCTTGCTAACACAATCCAATGCTCTGTTCTGGGAAGTTTTTCTTACCTGTGCTATAGGGACTATCTTCTTAAGAGTTCTCTTCTTTCTAAGAAATGTGTATCTATGACAGACTGGTTTGTTTGCATTAATAAACATCTTACATACCATGGATCCTAGACGTGCCAGAAGTTTCACATATTTCTAAACCATTTAGTGCACTCACCCTAGcatttttctattaataatacttttttttattttatatattttatgtcagTAATGTATTAAGAAAGAATACTAACACAGGTATATAACCACTATCCTAAAATTAAGTCTTAATTACAATATAAAACATGCTAAAGCAACAATAGAATATCTATATTAACCAAAAGAAATGCTCAAAGCAGTGCTGCTCATACTGGCCAAACAGGAAATGACCCAAGTGTCTAGCAACAAGAGGATGGATAAATTAGCCGTTACATActcacacaatgaaatactatgaaaACACTCAGAAAATCACAAAACATGAGGAATAAATTTCAGAAGCATAATGAAGAGACACTAAGAGTATGATctatatcattatttttccacGAAGTACAAAAGTATATCAACCTAATTGATGTAGAGATGAAGAGAGTGAGGGGAGGCTAGTGACTACGAAGAGAAACAAGGAGGCCTCCAGGTACCGGTAATTTCTAACTCTTCATCTGGTTGCTGATTACAGGATTTTATTGTTCCTTTTGTGGTAATGCATGAACTGCATATAAATGTTACATGCAACTTTCTGTGTTCATGGTTGAGTAAACAGTTGACAATTGAAGGTATTATTTTCTTGAGGTCTTTAgtattttaaggtaaaaaaaaatgcatgctctgttttatcttttttacttttcccaaTACAGTGGCCAATAGGTGATATAATCTTTTGTACATAAGATATCATCTGATTGTTTTATAACACATAagcacaattctttttttaaaaaaatatttattttagagaagagagagagagaacaagaacacagtggggaggggcagtgagagaggaagagaaagaatctcagccAGAGTCCCACTGGGTGCAGAGTCCCACGGGGCTCgagctcaggatcctgagatcatgacctgagctgaaatcaagagtcagatgctcaacctagtgagctgctcaggtgcccctataagcCTAATTCTTAATACCTATCTTAGGTGGAGAGGCATGTGAATAAGAATTACACTCCGTTTGTTGATAAGGTGTCAGAGTGAAGCATAAAACAACAGAGATGATGCTTCCTGCTTGCCCTCTTATCCCTCCAAGCAGCGGGGCCGGATGATTAGAATGGATCTTACTCAGTCTTAGGTTTCAAGGAACCACAGCATGAAAATCAGAAAAGCTTTTGCAAACCTACTTTCCTTCCGACAGTACATGACGACACCACACTTTCCTCAACGCGTTCTTCATCTCCATGTTTCTCAGCGTGTAGATCAGAGGGTTGAACATGGGGGCAATGATGGTGTAGAAAAGAGCAAACACTTTGTCTTCTGGGAAAGTTGTGGCGGGCCGAATGTAAATGAATAATGCAGGTGCAAAGAACAGAACCACGACTGTGACGTGGGAAGTGCAGGTGGAAAGAGCTTTGGAGCGGCTCTCTGCAGGGTAAGCCCTAAGGGTGTATAATATCAGAAAATAGGACACCATCAAAATCACAAAAGTCACCAGAGCAATCAGTCCTGAATTAAGAACGACCAAGAGACCaattctgtatgtgtctgtgcaGGCCAGCTTCAGTAAAGGATACACGTCGCAGAAGTAGTGATCTATCTCATTGGGGCCACAGAAGGGTAGGAAGATGGTGAGGAGGAACTGACTGGCAGAGTGGATTAAGGCCCCCGTACAGCAGGCTGTGATGATTGCGTGacacctctctctgctcatgaTGACGGTGTAGTGCAGGGGCTTACAGATGGCCAcgtagcggtcataggccatcccTGTGAGGATGAAGATTTCCACACCTCCAAATAAATGTGTGGTAAAGAGTTGTGTCATGCAGTTACTGTAGGAAATGGTCTTCCTTTCTGCCAGTAAGTCAGTCATTAGTTTGGGTGTCACAGTGGATGTGTAGCAAAGGTCGGAGAGTGAGAggtaattaaggaaaaaatacatgggtTGCTCAATTAGCTGACTGCACATGATAGAAATCATGATGAGCAAGTTTCCCCCACAAATAgcaatgtaacaaaataaaaataatacaaaacaaaacatttcaataTTCTTGTTTTTGGAAAGTCCCATGAGAATAAATACCGTGACATTATTGCTTTGATCCATGGTCCACTGTAGATAGAATACAATAATCACCTGAAATACAGAATTCATGAAGCCATATTTAGAAGGGTTCTTGAGTAGAGTGATGATCATATCCTATTCAAGGAATTCACTAGGTTGACTATACCTCATCCAAGTGTCTCAGAGAATAAAAACCAATTATTCAATTAACATAATTCCAAAGAAGACTGTCGGAGAACACATATAACGGATTTCCATTAAATCTATGAGCAATTGTGACCAATGTCTGCCTTAGTGAACACAAAGGCCTTTGATCAATCCCCAGTTGAGTCTTAAATGTTACTTAAAACACAACACTGATTGCCTAACAATGTGACCCACCCAATACTTTTATAATTTCGGATCAATTCTGACCAGATATCTTCATTACACCTGTATTTTCATGATTCAGGGTCACGGTTCAGCCCTAACCTTATACCTGACTTCTTAATCAATTCTGATTTAAACTTCCTCTTCAACTCTATTACTGAGTTAACATGGTCACCCATACAATGAATAATCACACTGTAGTAgagatggaattttaaaataaaaatattcattttcatagtGGAATTTTAAGAACTTGAATTTGTTAAGGATAAATTATTGAGAAATAACTTCATACAATTCTCCAAATCAGATTACAGTGATATTAGCCAGTAagttaaagagacttttttttctttgtttttgacagacagaaatcacaagtaggcagagaggcaagcagagagagagggggaagcaggctccctgctgagcagagagcccagtgcagggctcaatcccaggaccctgggatcatgacacaagccgaaggcagaggctttaacccactgagccacccaggttcccctaaaaaGGCTATttcaatttgaataaaatataatgctGAATATACTACTGGCTTGAATTATTCATTAAACATATCTGAAATATGTTCTTTATCCTCACTCATGCATAAAGGCTTTTTGCATAATTTTAAGTCCCTAAGTAAAGAAAGTTCTTAGGCAAAGCCATTTCATCAATCTGTATGCATTCATTCAGAGTTTGCTAAAAATATTACTTGAATCTCTAGTTGTTCTAGTGCACAAGGCTGTAGCTATGCTTAATGTCCTGCCTGGCAATCCTAGGTTCAACCTCCTGACAGTCATAGAGTTATCACCACTAACTACTATGTATTTTAGTGTCTGTAAAAAATCATGTGtagggcatctgagtggctcagtaggttaagcatctgctttcagctcaggttatgacctcagggtccttggatctagCCTcacatggagctccttgctcagtggggagcctgcttctccctctccttctgctcctccccctgctcatgctttccctctctctctcaactaaataaataatctttaaaaaataaataaaaaataaaaatattttaaaaaatcatgtgtaTTATCTGATGATTCATTATAGTTTTGAGGAATCCCGTAACATGTCTTAATTGAGCCAGTAACTTCAGATATGACCTTTGCACatcaattaatttcttttaagaagttCTTATTCCTTTgaaacccagaaaaatatatCATGTCTATACAATTCAGACGAAGACTCAACTTTGATCATAGGTGAGAAagacctttaaaaacaaaacaaaactgtacacACATGACACTAtaattgtattaaaattaatatgcacaaggaaaaatgaaattactttaGGTTTATAGAGGTTAAGGAACTTATGCATAGTAGCATGATTAGTGTATATAGCCAACTAGAATTTATAACCTGAAGTTCTGACTCCAGTGCCTATGTTTCTAAACACTTTACTATACAGCCTCTCAAaaggaaaatactgaaataacaatataaatttaACATGGTCTCTGGCTGTCCCAACTCTGAAATTTGCACACATTTCTGAATCTTCCAGATGAAACCAGAATCACTCCTGAGTGGATCGTGGCCCCAATTTTAGTCACTCAAGTTTAAAGGGAAAATGTGTAAAAGGAAACACAGAATTGTAAGATTGACTCAAGTCTCTGTAAGACACCACAAACCAAATCAGTTCAGGGTTCTGAAATAAATAGGCCAGctctagaaagaaaacaaacatacagCTTATGTGCTCCTCTAGGAACCAATGTATTTCCTATTCTCACAAGCATGAGTAGTGATACAGCAACTTCAGCTGCTGGCCAAGCAAGAAAAACAGGTAGGAGAAAACCATCTTGGTGCATGCCCTAATACTGCCAGACCTTACACATTTGGGACCTGGTATATTCTTGGCATATAAATGTCCTATCTGTAGAATGAGGGCACTAGCTTCAGTAATCCCATTATGATGTCTTCTGCAGAATTAAAATTACCTTATCCCTGGTCAATGTTTTACTGACCATCTTCCTAAAGTTgtaataatttgttcttttttttatgtgcAGGCGTctaaaaaaacaggcaaaattagCACATGACTTTGATCTTATTTCTCTAGTATATGAGATCCTTCCCTCAATAGACAACCAAGATCTCTGAATTTAGTCCTCTCTGAAACCAAGAAGTCTTATGCTATAGAATTCACAGTAAAATCTACTTTAAAATGAGCTGCTAATTAATATGTTTTCCCAACATAGtagttaagaatatttttttctttcaaaagctatcattacaggggctcctgggtggctcagtgggttaaagcctctgcctttggctcaggtcatgatctcagggtcctgggatcaagccccgcaatgggcctctctgctcagcagggagccttcttccctctctctctcagctgcctctctgcctacttgtgatctgtcaaataaataaataaaatcttaagaaaaaaaaaagctatcattaCAGATTTGTGaaaataatggtaaaaaaaattactcacaTTTTTTCCTCTGCACTTACTTTGAATGTgttcttcttttattgtttttt of Mustela nigripes isolate SB6536 chromosome 1, MUSNIG.SB6536, whole genome shotgun sequence contains these proteins:
- the LOC132009647 gene encoding olfactory receptor 4P4-like, with the translated sequence MDQSNNVTVFILMGLSKNKNIEMFCFVLFLFCYIAICGGNLLIMISIMCSQLIEQPMYFFLNYLSLSDLCYTSTVTPKLMTDLLAERKTISYSNCMTQLFTTHLFGGVEIFILTGMAYDRYVAICKPLHYTVIMSRERCHAIITACCTGALIHSASQFLLTIFLPFCGPNEIDHYFCDVYPLLKLACTDTYRIGLLVVLNSGLIALVTFVILMVSYFLILYTLRAYPAESRSKALSTCTSHVTVVVLFFAPALFIYIRPATTFPEDKVFALFYTIIAPMFNPLIYTLRNMEMKNALRKVWCRHVLSEGK